The proteins below come from a single Rosa rugosa chromosome 2, drRosRugo1.1, whole genome shotgun sequence genomic window:
- the LOC133727967 gene encoding WAT1-related protein At5g64700-like — protein MEAGRSSSRKPYLVVIVIQTIYAGMFLLSKAALNGGMNTYVFVFYRQAAATLFLVPLALFLEWKTAPPLSFMTFCKIFLLSFFGITVSLDFCGVGLLYTSATLSAAIRNSLPVITFLLALLLRMEVLKLRTTSGVAKLAGILFCTAGVVTLAVYKGPRLNLLGHHNLFHHHNIQEHEGHVPSGKTWIKGCFLVLMCHIFWGLWLVLQAGVMKSYPSMLLFTTLQCFLSSIQTFVIAIAVERNPYQWKLGWNLKLVAVAYSGIVVTGITFHLQAWVIEKKDPVFLAMSTPLASIITLFASAILLGEIISLGSILGGLLLVGGLYSVLWAKSREQSIVDESCLRAEARA, from the exons ATGGAAGCAGGAAGAAGTAGCAGCAGGAAGCCTTACTTGGTCGTTATTGTGATACAAACAATATATGCAGGCATGTTCTTGCTCTCCAAGGCTGCATTGAATGGTGGCATGAACACTTATGTGTTTGTGTTTTATAGACAGGCTGCTGCAACTCTCTTTTTAGTTCCTCTTGCTCTTTTTCTCGAATG GAAAACGGCGCCACCGCTGTCTTTCATGACCTTCTGCAAGATTTTTCTGCTTTCATTTTTCGG GATTACTGTAAGCTTGGACTTCTGTGGCGTTGGCCTTCTTTATACCTCGGCGACTTTGTCTGCTGCAATCAGAAACAGCCTTCCTGTCATTACTTTTCTGTTGGCACTTCTACTCAG GATGGAAGTATTGAAGCTAAGGACAACCTCAGGTGTGGCTAAGCTTGCAGGCATATTATTTTGCACGGCAGGGGTGGTGACCCTGGCCGTATACAAAGGCCCCCGTTTGAATCTCCTGGGGCATCATAATCTCTTTCATCACCATAACATCCAAGAACATGAAGGCCATGTTCCATCTGGAAAAACATGGATAAAGGGTTGCTTCCTCGTGCTGATGTGCCACATCTTTTGGGGCTTGTGGCTTGTGTTGCAG GCAGGAGTTATGAAAAGCTACCCTTCAATGCTTCTCTTCACAACTCTACAATGCTTTCTAAGTTCAATCCAGACGTTTGTCATTGCCATCGCTGTTGAGAGAAACCCCTATCAATGGAAGCTCGGATGGAATCTCAAACTTGTGGCAGTAGCTTACAGC GGAATTGTTGTTACCGGCATTACTTTCCATTTACAAGCGTGGGTAATCGAGAAGAAGGATCCAGTTTTCTTGGCTATGTCGACACCATTGGCTTCTATCATCACACTCTTTGCTTCTGCAATTCTCTTGGGAGAAATCATTAGTCTGGGAAG TATCTTAGGTGGGCTCTTATTGGTTGGAGGGCTTTATAGTGTTTTATGGGCGAAGAGCAGAGAGCAAAGTATAGTTGATGAGAGTTGCTTAAGAGCTGAAGCAAGGGCGTAG